From a single Lactococcus allomyrinae genomic region:
- the dapA gene encoding 4-hydroxy-tetrahydrodipicolinate synthase, which translates to MSAKEAIEKLKSVRIITALVTPFDENGEINFEAFPKLIEDLLAHHTEGFILAGTTAESPTLTHDEELAIFAEVNRIVAGRVPLIAGVGTNDTRDSIEFVKEVAKLGYIDAGLAVTPYYNKPTQEGVYQHFKAIAEASDLPIILYNIPGRVVTEIHPETVLHLAQLNNVIAVKECTNTDNIAYLIENAPADFLVYTGEDGLAFHAKALGGQGVISVASHILGDEINEMFNDLEQGNIVNAAAIQRRILPKINALFSSTSPAPIKAVLNHKGYNTGALRLPLVAVTSDEAKIIIEKIEK; encoded by the coding sequence ATGTCAGCAAAAGAAGCAATTGAAAAATTGAAAAGTGTGCGGATTATCACCGCACTTGTCACACCATTTGATGAAAATGGTGAAATTAACTTTGAAGCATTTCCAAAATTGATAGAGGATTTACTCGCTCATCATACTGAAGGTTTCATCTTGGCAGGAACAACCGCCGAATCTCCAACTTTGACTCATGATGAAGAATTAGCGATTTTCGCTGAAGTTAATCGGATTGTGGCGGGGCGCGTACCGCTCATCGCAGGTGTTGGAACGAATGATACTCGCGATTCTATCGAATTTGTAAAAGAAGTGGCAAAGTTAGGCTATATTGATGCTGGGCTTGCAGTGACACCTTACTACAATAAACCAACGCAAGAAGGAGTTTATCAGCATTTTAAGGCTATCGCTGAAGCTTCGGACTTACCAATTATCTTGTATAACATCCCAGGAAGAGTTGTTACAGAAATTCATCCCGAAACGGTGCTGCATCTCGCTCAATTAAATAATGTCATTGCCGTAAAGGAGTGCACAAATACAGATAATATCGCTTATCTGATTGAAAATGCGCCAGCTGATTTTCTTGTTTATACGGGAGAAGACGGACTTGCCTTTCATGCAAAAGCTTTGGGTGGACAAGGAGTAATCTCTGTTGCCAGCCATATTTTAGGTGATGAAATCAATGAGATGTTCAATGACTTAGAGCAAGGGAATATTGTCAATGCAGCAGCAATTCAACGTAGAATCTTACCGAAAATTAATGCGTTATTTAGTAGCACGAGTCCAGCGCCAATCAAGGCAGTACTTAACCATAAAGGATATAACACAGGAGCATTAAGACTTCCACTTGTTGCAGTAACTTCTGATGAAGCTAAAATAATTATTGAAAAGATAGAAAAATAA
- a CDS encoding DUF1858 domain-containing protein, with protein sequence MIQLNIDAKLYDLATAYPEIVELMDELGFHEIKMPGMLQTAGRMATIPMGAKMKHIDWEEIVRVFAENGFEFVSSDTV encoded by the coding sequence ATGATTCAACTTAATATAGATGCGAAACTTTATGATTTGGCGACAGCCTATCCTGAAATTGTGGAGTTGATGGACGAATTAGGATTTCACGAAATTAAAATGCCAGGAATGCTACAAACAGCGGGACGAATGGCAACAATTCCTATGGGAGCTAAGATGAAACATATTGACTGGGAGGAGATTGTGCGAGTCTTTGCTGAAAATGGTTTTGAATTTGTAAGCTCTGACACCGTTTAA
- the proB gene encoding glutamate 5-kinase — translation MTRRNILKSRRIVIKIGTSSLILPNGKINLSNIDELAFVLSDLNNKGYEVILVTSGAVGVGLNVLGMDKRPADIATQQALASIGQVELMSLYTQMFRRYSQKVSQLLLTRDVTDFPTSRENAENALSALLSMNIIPIVNENDAIAVDEMDHQTKFGDNDKLGAIVAKLVDADLLIMLSDIDGLYDKNPTIYDDAQIFREIHEITDELREMAGGAGSRFGTGGMTSKLSAAQILFENRQEMVLTNGARIREIREIIAGKEIGTYFYRK, via the coding sequence ATGACGAGAAGAAATATTTTGAAATCTCGGCGAATTGTGATAAAAATAGGAACAAGTTCGCTGATTTTACCTAATGGAAAAATTAATTTATCAAATATTGATGAACTTGCTTTTGTTTTGTCTGATTTGAATAATAAAGGTTATGAAGTGATTTTGGTGACATCAGGTGCTGTAGGTGTGGGATTAAATGTTTTGGGAATGGATAAACGACCAGCCGACATTGCAACGCAGCAAGCTTTGGCATCAATTGGTCAAGTCGAGCTAATGAGTCTTTATACGCAGATGTTTAGGCGTTACTCGCAGAAAGTTTCTCAGTTACTTTTGACACGGGATGTGACTGATTTTCCAACAAGTCGGGAAAATGCAGAAAATGCGCTTTCAGCATTGCTTTCGATGAATATTATCCCGATTGTCAATGAAAATGACGCCATTGCGGTGGATGAAATGGACCATCAGACAAAGTTTGGTGATAATGATAAACTCGGTGCAATCGTTGCGAAGCTTGTGGATGCTGACTTGCTGATTATGCTGTCTGATATTGATGGACTTTATGACAAAAATCCGACAATCTATGATGATGCACAGATTTTTAGAGAAATCCATGAAATCACAGATGAGTTGCGCGAAATGGCTGGTGGAGCTGGGAGTCGCTTTGGTACAGGCGGAATGACTTCTAAGTTGTCTGCAGCACAAATTTTATTTGAGAATAGGCAGGAAATGGTGCTGACAAATGGTGCCAGAATCCGTGAGATTCGTGAAATCATTGCTGGTAAAGAAATTGGCACTTATTTTTATCGAAAATAA
- a CDS encoding ribonuclease J encodes MSNIKITPLGGVREFGKNMYLVEVDEQIFVLDAGLKYAEIEMLGVDFVIPDITYLLENADRVAGIFLTHGHADSIGALPYIVSELRVPVFGSELTIELAKINVKNYADSRKFNDFHVVNEDTEIDFGKAVVSFFSTTHTIPESLGIVISTKSGNVVYTGDFRFDPAVAKGYRTNMRRLAEIGNNGVLALLSSSPNALSTLQSASEHEIYDKIYDYINDSEGRVIIACNAGNLGRIQQTIDAAIKIGRRLAFTGEDMDQIIETATRLKKLRVVDKKSVIKPSEIKKYDDNELVILETGRMGEPLKALGDMAHHRHKYVQIKDGDLVLAVTSPSVSYETTIARIENDIYKAGGVMKMLGSDLKISGHANARDLQFMLDILRPKNLIPIQGEYRELRAHAELAMEMGILPEHIFIAKRGESVEFEKGEMLPTGVISAENVMIDGSGVGDIGSVVLRDRKVLSEDGIFIAVITISKTERKIVSKSRVHTRGFVYVKTSRDLMREAGELVNETVDKYLAGKEFDWADIKGNIRDALGKFLYEQTKRKPVILPVVMEARQPQELNKRYGKKNNK; translated from the coding sequence ATGTCTAATATTAAGATCACCCCTTTAGGTGGTGTACGTGAATTTGGTAAAAATATGTATTTGGTTGAGGTTGATGAGCAAATTTTTGTGCTTGATGCTGGGCTAAAATACGCAGAAATAGAAATGTTGGGAGTTGACTTTGTGATTCCTGATATTACTTATCTTTTGGAAAATGCAGATCGTGTGGCGGGTATCTTCTTAACTCATGGTCATGCGGACTCTATCGGTGCACTTCCCTATATCGTATCTGAGCTTCGTGTTCCTGTATTTGGCTCTGAACTCACAATTGAACTTGCAAAAATTAATGTAAAAAACTATGCGGATAGCCGTAAGTTTAATGATTTTCATGTGGTCAATGAAGATACGGAAATTGATTTTGGCAAAGCTGTGGTTTCGTTCTTCTCCACAACACATACGATTCCCGAAAGTTTAGGAATTGTTATTTCTACGAAGTCTGGGAACGTTGTTTATACAGGAGATTTCCGTTTTGACCCTGCAGTAGCAAAGGGTTATCGGACAAATATGCGTCGTCTTGCTGAGATTGGTAATAATGGGGTGCTTGCTCTGCTGTCTTCGTCACCCAATGCTTTATCAACATTACAGTCTGCTAGTGAACATGAGATTTATGACAAGATATATGATTATATCAATGATAGTGAAGGTCGTGTGATTATTGCTTGTAATGCAGGGAATCTGGGACGTATTCAACAAACGATTGATGCTGCGATTAAAATAGGACGTCGCCTTGCTTTCACAGGTGAAGATATGGACCAAATCATTGAAACGGCAACACGTTTGAAAAAACTTAGAGTTGTAGATAAAAAATCAGTGATTAAACCCTCAGAAATCAAAAAATATGACGATAATGAACTCGTTATTTTGGAAACAGGCCGCATGGGAGAACCATTAAAAGCGCTTGGCGATATGGCACATCATCGTCATAAATATGTTCAAATCAAAGATGGTGACCTTGTTCTTGCGGTTACGAGTCCATCTGTTTCTTACGAAACGACGATTGCACGCATTGAAAATGATATTTATAAAGCTGGCGGTGTCATGAAAATGCTTGGCTCAGATTTAAAAATTTCAGGTCATGCCAATGCACGAGATTTGCAATTTATGCTTGATATCTTACGCCCTAAAAATCTGATTCCGATTCAAGGAGAGTATCGTGAACTTCGTGCTCACGCTGAATTAGCAATGGAAATGGGTATTTTGCCTGAGCATATTTTCATTGCCAAACGTGGAGAATCTGTTGAGTTTGAAAAGGGGGAAATGCTTCCAACAGGAGTTATTTCAGCAGAAAATGTCATGATTGATGGCTCTGGTGTGGGAGATATTGGCTCGGTGGTTTTGCGTGACCGAAAAGTTTTGTCTGAAGACGGAATCTTTATAGCAGTGATTACAATTTCCAAAACAGAGCGTAAAATTGTTAGTAAATCACGTGTTCACACGCGCGGATTTGTCTACGTAAAAACCTCTCGTGACTTAATGCGTGAAGCGGGAGAATTAGTTAATGAAACTGTGGATAAATATTTGGCAGGCAAAGAGTTTGACTGGGCGGACATCAAGGGAAATATTCGTGATGCACTCGGCAAATTCCTTTATGAACAGACAAAACGTAAACCAGTGATTCTGCCAGTTGTGATGGAAGCACGTCAACCACAAGAACTTAACAAACGTTATGGCAAAAAAAATAATAAATGA
- a CDS encoding AzlD domain-containing protein, with product MSSFEFTLLTILGCGLVTWLSRVLPFILLKKMTLPKLLVEYLSFVPIVIMSALWVSNLFVQHLGHFPSVDWNNLWASIPTVIAAILTKNLLIIVLVGIVSLAIVQLVLYTG from the coding sequence GTGTCTTCTTTTGAATTTACTTTATTAACTATCTTAGGATGTGGACTTGTGACTTGGCTTTCGCGCGTTCTTCCTTTTATTTTGCTAAAAAAAATGACTTTACCTAAGCTTTTAGTCGAGTATTTAAGCTTTGTTCCGATTGTGATTATGTCTGCACTATGGGTATCCAATCTATTTGTGCAACATTTGGGACATTTTCCCTCAGTAGATTGGAATAATTTGTGGGCCTCTATCCCAACAGTAATAGCAGCAATCTTGACTAAAAATTTGTTGATTATTGTTCTTGTTGGGATTGTATCTTTAGCAATTGTGCAGCTGGTGCTTTATACTGGCTAA
- a CDS encoding NUDIX hydrolase — protein sequence MSYIRKIREKIGHELLIYLGAGVIIYHDNKILLQQRQDNGTWALHAGGIEVGEELEETARRELFEETGLKAETLELLGIYSGQDRFMTYPNGDQIYMPNVYYICRDFTGKLNPQPDEVQQLAWFSLDQLPENIHKPNQRVLQDFIRLVISEPNP from the coding sequence ATGAGTTATATCAGAAAAATTCGTGAGAAAATTGGTCATGAACTTCTGATTTATCTTGGCGCAGGTGTGATTATCTACCACGACAACAAAATCCTCTTACAACAGCGTCAGGACAATGGGACTTGGGCTTTGCACGCAGGCGGTATTGAGGTCGGCGAGGAGCTTGAAGAGACAGCACGTCGTGAACTCTTTGAAGAAACAGGACTAAAGGCTGAAACTCTTGAGTTATTGGGGATTTACTCAGGTCAAGACCGCTTTATGACTTACCCTAATGGGGACCAAATTTATATGCCCAATGTTTATTATATTTGCCGTGATTTCACAGGAAAGTTAAATCCTCAGCCTGATGAAGTTCAGCAACTCGCTTGGTTTTCGCTTGACCAACTTCCAGAAAATATTCATAAACCTAATCAAAGAGTTTTGCAGGATTTTATCAGATTGGTTATAAGTGAACCAAATCCCTGA
- a CDS encoding MgtC/SapB family protein: MNINLLTQLDWLVRLVIAGICGYTIGYERNSRLKNAGVRTHLIVALSAALMIIVSKYGFMDIINLHDVVLDPSRIAAQVVSGIGFLGAGMIFVHNQSVNGLTTAAGIWATAGIGMAIGSGLYFIGIAATLLILLFQILLHQNLRWIKLPASDRLILQLSDIEGINFTQKILKENNIKIINLKVERQTNDILRAELYLKIPQNYDVGLLMDLLKENDEIQSIEY; the protein is encoded by the coding sequence ATGAATATTAATCTGTTAACTCAGCTGGACTGGTTGGTTCGTTTAGTTATAGCTGGAATCTGTGGCTATACGATTGGTTATGAAAGAAATAGTCGTTTAAAAAATGCTGGAGTGAGAACTCATTTGATTGTCGCTTTGAGTGCTGCATTAATGATTATTGTTTCAAAATATGGTTTTATGGATATTATCAATCTTCATGATGTTGTGCTTGACCCTTCACGTATCGCTGCTCAAGTCGTAAGCGGGATTGGCTTTCTAGGAGCTGGTATGATTTTTGTGCATAACCAATCTGTCAATGGGCTTACCACTGCCGCCGGGATCTGGGCAACAGCTGGAATTGGGATGGCAATAGGTTCAGGTCTGTATTTTATTGGAATCGCTGCCACACTTCTGATTCTCCTTTTTCAAATCCTCTTACATCAAAATCTGCGATGGATAAAATTACCTGCGAGTGACCGCCTTATCCTACAATTATCTGACATTGAGGGAATTAACTTTACTCAAAAAATCTTGAAAGAAAATAATATCAAAATCATCAATCTAAAAGTTGAACGTCAAACAAACGATATTTTACGTGCAGAATTATATCTTAAAATTCCGCAAAATTATGATGTTGGTTTATTAATGGATTTATTAAAAGAAAATGATGAAATACAATCTATTGAGTATTAA
- a CDS encoding leucine-rich repeat domain-containing protein, with amino-acid sequence MYKLRYSKVIIITGLLAVSLGPIVSEIPKSLTELSVQAATVTQTYTDSQGITYTLDNTGQTATVTTFSGVVGADVIIPDSVSTDGLSYRVTSIGAYAFSNMGLHSVIIGNNVTDINTSAFQTTTSYPDYYKKALTSVILGSNVQNIKTDAFAGNALTNIIFPSSVSKIATRAFANNLLTEVSFGNNVTEIMSKAFQSNQLTNITFADDARTIVDSEAFSGSPVSSLTLGIGVTLADDTFNKVSPLFGQLDDLPLTGVRTIFVSSDGTIQKSWLEEDMASTGDSISENTDNEGNTKGSNDEETVSTDSPVTLPDDVLLDNETSSSDAPNVNGKTTVSTDSPTTLPNTPGVDDTIILPDDADNASIDSSNVVSEAEIIPSIADNDKLLTTIDSAPKKLSVSSKTLELRSSLPPSESVEKLKKTLMTKRSKGLSPALLSHTVSSELPKQPKTKQTATKESTSIDKKSQNLKQTEKSGQRQQKFDYFMIIPALLLGFIVGKLIPSPKKFKK; translated from the coding sequence ATGTATAAATTAAGATATTCAAAAGTAATTATTATCACAGGATTACTTGCTGTAAGTTTGGGTCCAATTGTTTCAGAGATACCGAAATCACTGACAGAGCTGTCAGTACAAGCAGCAACTGTAACACAGACTTATACGGACAGTCAAGGAATAACCTACACTTTAGATAACACCGGTCAAACGGCGACAGTCACTACATTTTCAGGAGTTGTTGGTGCTGATGTCATTATTCCAGATTCTGTCAGTACTGACGGACTAAGCTATAGAGTGACCTCTATTGGTGCTTATGCTTTTTCAAATATGGGTTTGCATTCGGTCATCATTGGAAATAATGTTACAGATATTAATACGAGTGCTTTCCAAACAACAACAAGCTATCCAGATTATTATAAAAAAGCATTGACCAGTGTAATATTGGGAAGCAATGTTCAAAACATTAAAACAGATGCCTTTGCTGGCAATGCACTGACAAACATTATTTTCCCGTCATCAGTATCTAAAATTGCAACACGAGCTTTTGCAAATAATTTGCTGACAGAAGTTTCATTTGGAAATAATGTTACAGAAATTATGAGTAAAGCATTTCAAAGTAATCAACTAACTAATATTACATTTGCGGATGATGCACGAACAATTGTTGACTCAGAAGCATTTTCAGGGAGCCCTGTGTCATCTTTAACACTTGGGATTGGCGTGACTCTAGCGGACGATACTTTCAATAAAGTCAGTCCACTGTTTGGACAGCTTGATGATTTACCTCTGACGGGTGTAAGAACGATTTTTGTCAGTAGTGATGGAACAATCCAAAAAAGTTGGTTAGAGGAAGATATGGCCTCCACTGGTGATTCCATTTCAGAAAATACGGACAATGAAGGCAATACGAAAGGAAGTAATGATGAAGAAACCGTCAGCACTGACAGCCCAGTAACACTGCCTGATGATGTTTTGCTCGACAATGAAACATCATCATCTGATGCTCCAAATGTAAATGGCAAAACAACTGTCAGCACTGACAGCCCAACGACATTGCCTAATACTCCAGGTGTTGATGATACGATAATATTACCAGATGATGCTGACAATGCATCAATAGATAGTTCCAACGTTGTTTCTGAAGCGGAGATTATTCCATCAATTGCAGACAATGATAAATTACTGACAACAATAGACTCAGCACCAAAAAAGCTGTCAGTTAGTTCCAAGACTTTGGAACTCCGCTCCAGTTTACCACCATCCGAATCAGTAGAAAAACTAAAGAAAACACTGATGACTAAGCGCTCCAAAGGATTAAGTCCAGCATTGCTCAGTCATACCGTCTCGTCAGAACTTCCAAAGCAACCAAAAACAAAGCAAACTGCTACTAAAGAGTCAACAAGTATTGATAAAAAGTCTCAAAACCTCAAACAAACAGAAAAGTCGGGTCAGAGGCAGCAAAAATTTGATTATTTTATGATTATTCCGGCTTTATTGCTTGGTTTTATAGTTGGTAAACTTATACCGAGTCCTAAAAAATTTAAAAAATGA
- a CDS encoding glutamate-5-semialdehyde dehydrogenase, producing the protein MIEELGQKVKIASRALSKVQTIDKNNFLIKLADSLIENTDRILSENQKDLEKAQLHGISNIMVDRLRLTETRIADMAVGLRQVAGLPDPIGQLVQGFTNLDGLKIVQKKVPLGAVGMIFESRPNVTIDAFSLCFKTGNSVLLRGGSDALFSNMVLVKIIKENLKSSNLPESAVELLSDTSHAEAEKMMQATAYLDVLIPRGSSRLINTVKAKATVPVIETGVGNCTIFVDESADFEMAIKIIINAKTQRPSVCNAAESLVVHAKIVDQFLPELQKEIDKVHKIEFRADEKALSVLTEAMLATDEDFRTEYLDYVVSVKTVDNLDEAIEHINKYTSHHSEAIVTHDYFNAQKFQDEIDSAAVYVNASTRFTDGFVFGLGAEIGISTQKLHARGPMGLDALTSTKFLIDGTGQTR; encoded by the coding sequence ATGATTGAGGAACTTGGACAAAAAGTAAAAATAGCAAGCCGAGCGCTTTCGAAAGTTCAGACGATTGATAAGAATAATTTTTTGATAAAATTGGCTGATAGTCTCATTGAAAATACTGACAGAATCTTGTCAGAGAATCAAAAAGATTTGGAAAAAGCTCAATTGCATGGAATTTCCAACATTATGGTTGACCGCTTGCGGTTGACAGAAACTCGAATTGCTGATATGGCGGTAGGCTTGCGACAAGTTGCTGGTTTGCCTGACCCGATTGGACAGCTTGTGCAAGGTTTTACGAATCTTGACGGGTTAAAAATTGTGCAGAAAAAAGTACCTTTAGGTGCTGTCGGAATGATTTTTGAGAGTCGCCCAAACGTGACTATTGATGCGTTTTCTCTGTGTTTTAAGACGGGAAATTCAGTGCTTTTACGTGGAGGTTCAGATGCTTTGTTTTCAAATATGGTTTTAGTGAAAATTATCAAAGAAAATCTGAAAAGTAGTAATCTTCCGGAGTCAGCAGTAGAGCTTTTGAGCGATACGAGTCATGCAGAAGCTGAGAAAATGATGCAGGCAACCGCTTATCTTGATGTCCTTATCCCACGGGGCAGTAGTAGATTAATTAATACAGTTAAAGCAAAAGCAACCGTTCCAGTCATTGAAACAGGCGTTGGAAATTGTACGATTTTTGTTGATGAATCAGCTGATTTCGAGATGGCAATAAAAATTATCATCAATGCAAAAACACAGCGCCCAAGTGTTTGTAATGCTGCGGAAAGCCTCGTTGTTCACGCAAAGATTGTAGACCAATTCTTACCAGAATTACAAAAAGAAATAGACAAAGTTCATAAAATTGAGTTCCGTGCTGATGAAAAAGCACTGTCAGTACTGACAGAAGCTATGTTAGCCACTGACGAAGATTTTCGGACGGAATATCTAGATTATGTGGTATCTGTCAAAACCGTTGATAACCTTGACGAAGCCATTGAGCATATCAATAAATATACAAGTCATCATTCAGAAGCAATTGTAACCCATGATTATTTCAACGCTCAAAAGTTCCAAGATGAGATTGATTCGGCAGCTGTTTATGTCAATGCTTCTACGCGTTTCACTGACGGTTTTGTTTTCGGATTAGGAGCAGAAATTGGCATTTCCACACAAAAACTTCATGCACGAGGGCCAATGGGACTTGATGCACTGACAAGCACAAAATTTTTGATTGACGGGACAGGACAAACCCGCTAA
- the ffh gene encoding signal recognition particle protein — translation MAFENLTERLQNVFKNLRGKKKITETDIAEITKEIRVALLEADVALPVVKKFIKAIRERTIGTEVSEALNPAQQVIKIVDEELTAILGGGEAELLKSPKIPTIIMMVGLQGAGKTTFAGKLAKKLKEEQNARPLMIAADVYRPAAIDQLKTLGVQLDVPVYDEGTAENPVNIVRNGLEKAREERKDYVLIDTAGRLEIDDRLMDELHQIKALAQPTEILLVVDAMTGQVAAQVAKTFDEKLDITGVIITKLDGDTRGGAALSIREITGKPIKFTGTGEKLTDLETFYPDRMSSRILGMGDMLTLIEKAQAQFDEEQSVKLAEKMAENRFDFEDFVEQLDQVTNMGPMEDIMKMIPGMSQMPGLDKVKVDPKDIARKRAMVLSMTPAERHLEVDLSPARRRRIATGSGNSFIEVNKFIKQFNQSKEMMQGIMNGDMNAMMQKMMGGTSMPNLPKNGKLPAGMPDMSQLGDLSGMMGGSGTPDMSSMFGGGLKGKATEFAMKQAMKRAQKKMKKGKKKK, via the coding sequence ATGGCATTTGAGAATTTGACCGAACGTTTGCAGAACGTTTTTAAAAATTTACGTGGAAAGAAAAAAATTACAGAAACAGATATAGCGGAAATCACCAAAGAGATACGTGTAGCGCTTTTAGAAGCTGACGTTGCACTTCCTGTTGTCAAAAAATTTATCAAAGCGATTCGTGAACGTACGATTGGTACGGAGGTCTCAGAGGCACTCAATCCCGCTCAACAAGTGATAAAAATTGTAGACGAAGAATTAACAGCGATTCTTGGAGGGGGAGAAGCAGAACTTCTCAAATCCCCCAAAATTCCTACAATTATCATGATGGTTGGTCTACAAGGGGCTGGTAAAACAACGTTTGCTGGAAAACTTGCTAAAAAACTCAAAGAGGAGCAAAATGCTCGTCCTTTAATGATTGCTGCCGACGTTTACAGACCAGCAGCAATTGACCAGTTAAAGACCTTAGGTGTTCAGCTTGATGTTCCAGTTTATGATGAAGGGACAGCAGAAAATCCTGTTAATATTGTTAGAAATGGATTAGAAAAAGCGCGAGAAGAACGCAAAGATTATGTATTGATTGATACAGCAGGTCGCCTTGAAATTGATGATAGACTTATGGATGAGTTGCACCAAATCAAGGCTCTTGCGCAACCAACAGAAATTTTACTTGTCGTTGATGCAATGACAGGACAAGTGGCAGCACAGGTTGCTAAAACATTTGATGAAAAACTAGATATCACAGGTGTGATTATCACAAAACTTGATGGTGACACGCGTGGTGGTGCGGCGCTATCTATTCGAGAAATCACAGGGAAACCGATTAAATTCACTGGGACAGGTGAAAAATTAACAGATCTTGAAACATTTTATCCAGATCGGATGAGTTCAAGAATTCTTGGTATGGGTGATATGCTTACGCTGATTGAAAAGGCGCAGGCACAATTTGATGAGGAACAATCTGTAAAACTTGCCGAAAAAATGGCAGAAAATCGTTTTGATTTTGAAGATTTTGTTGAACAACTTGACCAAGTGACTAACATGGGGCCAATGGAAGATATTATGAAGATGATTCCTGGAATGTCGCAAATGCCTGGACTTGACAAAGTCAAAGTTGATCCTAAAGATATCGCAAGAAAACGTGCGATGGTTTTGTCAATGACACCAGCAGAACGCCATCTTGAAGTGGATTTATCACCAGCTAGAAGACGACGCATCGCCACAGGTTCGGGAAATTCATTTATTGAAGTAAACAAATTTATCAAGCAGTTCAATCAGTCTAAAGAAATGATGCAAGGTATCATGAATGGTGATATGAATGCAATGATGCAAAAAATGATGGGCGGTACGAGTATGCCTAACCTTCCTAAAAATGGGAAGCTACCTGCAGGAATGCCTGATATGAGTCAATTAGGAGATTTATCAGGCATGATGGGAGGCAGTGGAACACCAGATATGTCTTCAATGTTCGGTGGAGGTCTTAAAGGAAAAGCTACTGAATTTGCCATGAAGCAAGCAATGAAAAGAGCCCAAAAGAAAATGAAAAAAGGTAAAAAGAAAAAATAG
- a CDS encoding GNAT family N-acetyltransferase, with translation MEIESERLILRDFKESDLEDLQEIFGDRETMRFCEPLYSLKQTEEFLQNFCISGRKAFAVEEKMNGKMLGYLLFKPFSSEQDNVFEIGWWINHNYWRKGYAYEGVTRLIECAFEQLGVDEIVAETLDNDKSGALMRKLGFDLYKIGRKASQDNDGNWCDVFWYKLSSQH, from the coding sequence ATGGAAATTGAATCGGAGCGTCTGATTTTACGTGATTTTAAAGAGAGCGATTTAGAAGATTTGCAAGAAATTTTTGGAGATAGAGAAACGATGAGATTTTGTGAACCCCTCTATTCTTTAAAGCAAACCGAGGAATTTTTGCAGAACTTTTGTATCAGTGGGAGAAAAGCCTTCGCAGTAGAAGAAAAAATGAATGGAAAAATGCTGGGTTATCTGCTATTTAAGCCATTTTCTTCAGAACAAGATAATGTTTTTGAAATAGGATGGTGGATAAATCATAATTATTGGCGTAAAGGTTACGCTTATGAAGGGGTTACACGATTGATTGAGTGTGCATTTGAACAATTAGGAGTTGATGAAATTGTGGCGGAAACTTTGGATAACGACAAATCAGGAGCGTTGATGAGAAAACTGGGATTTGACTTGTATAAAATTGGAAGGAAAGCAAGTCAAGATAATGATGGAAATTGGTGTGACGTTTTTTGGTATAAATTGAGTTCGCAACACTGA